From the Thermanaerothrix sp. genome, the window CGTAGTGGGCAAGGCGCCTCAAGCTGGCCTCGATCCCCCCTATTATCACCGGGACCCCCTTAAAGGCCCGCCTTGCCAGGTTGGAGTACACGATGACCGCCCTGTCGGGCCGAAGCCCCGGAACGCCGTCAGGGGAGTAAAGGTCCTTCGAGCGCCGATGCCGCTCGGAGGTGTAGTTGGCCACCATGGAGTCCACGTTGCCGCCGCTTATGAGCACCGCAAGCTTAGGCCTTCCGTAGGCGGAAAGCTCCTCCGGGCTGTCCCACCTGGGCTGGGGGGCCACCGCCACCTTAAAGCCCAGGGCCTCAAGCCAGCGGCCCACCACCGCATGCCCAAAGGAAGGATGGTCCACGTAGGCATCTGCGGTTATTAGAAGAAAGTCCGGAGAGTCCCAGCCAAGACGCGCCACCTCCTGGGGGGTGGCGGGAAGGAAACGAAGTCCTTCCTTGCCTTTGCGGCCCTTGCTGGCGTTAGCGCCGTAGGCCATGGTGCATGTCTCCAGGAAAACCACAATTACCCAGCTCCCCTGGGATACGTCCGGGTCCCAAGGGGCTCAAAAGACAGCTTAAATGGCGGGTAACAAGGGACCAGCGGCGCCTTTTCGCAACTTTAATGGTCATTTTGCGGCGTATCCCATGGGGTTCCTGCTCTGCCAGTTCCAGGAATCCCGACACATGTCGTTTATGTCCATCTCCGCCTTCCAGCCGAGCTCCCGCAGGGCTTTGGAGGGATCGGCGTAACACACCGGCACGTCGCCCGGACGGCGGTCCACTATCCTGTGGGGTATGCTCACCCCCGTGGCGGCCTCGAAGGCCCGTACCACCTCGAGGACGCTGTAGCCCCTGCCGGTGCCCAGGTTGTAGACCAGCACCCCCTCCGATGATGAGGCCTTCTCAAGGGCCTTTATGTGCCCCTTTGCCAGGTCCACCACGTGTATGTAGTCCCTCACGGGGGTGCCGTCGGGGGTGTCGTAGTCGCCGCCGAAGACCCTTAACTCCTCAAGCCTTCCGCAGGCCACCTGGGTTATGTAGGGCATAAGGTTGTTGGGTATCCCCTCCGGGTCCTCGCCTATCATGCCGCTCCGGTGGGCCCCTATGGGGTTGAAGTAACGGAGCAGCACCGCGGTGGCAAGGCCGTCAGGCGCGGAGCATAGGTCCTTTAGGATCTCCTCTATCATCAGCTTGGTCCTGCCGTAAGGGCTTTGGGCCCCCAATGGGGCGTCCTCGGGTATGGGGCACCTCTCGGGCACGCCGTAAACGGTGGCGGAGGAGCTGAAGACCATGCGCCTTACCCCGTGGCGCAGCATGGCCTCGCACAGCGCCACGGTGCCGCATACGTTGTTGTCGTAGTAGTCCAAAGGCCGCTCCACCGACTCCCCCACCGCCTTAAGCCCCGCGAAGTGGATCACCGTATCCACCTGGTTCTCGGAGAATATCAGGTCAAGAAGCCCCTTGTCCCTCATGTCCCCCCGGTAGAACCGGAAATCCCTGCCAGTTATGGCCTTG encodes:
- the galE gene encoding UDP-glucose 4-epimerase GalE, with the protein product MAVLITGAAGYIGSHCCVETLEAGYSVVGLDNFSNSKPEVLNRIKAITGRDFRFYRGDMRDKGLLDLIFSENQVDTVIHFAGLKAVGESVERPLDYYDNNVCGTVALCEAMLRHGVRRMVFSSSATVYGVPERCPIPEDAPLGAQSPYGRTKLMIEEILKDLCSAPDGLATAVLLRYFNPIGAHRSGMIGEDPEGIPNNLMPYITQVACGRLEELRVFGGDYDTPDGTPVRDYIHVVDLAKGHIKALEKASSSEGVLVYNLGTGRGYSVLEVVRAFEAATGVSIPHRIVDRRPGDVPVCYADPSKALRELGWKAEMDINDMCRDSWNWQSRNPMGYAAK